The genomic window CCGATGTGTTCGTGGACAATTACAAGGTCGGAACCGTGAATGTCGATGTCGTGGATGCGGCGCGTATGCAACTCGTATGGGAGGGCGTCGCCGAGGGCCGGCTCTCCGAGGAGACGCTGAATGATCCCGCGCCAGCCATCGACCGCGTCATTACGGAGCTGTTTGCCAGATATCCGGCGACCGCGGGCGCGGATGCCATGCCGGTTCCGGAGAAGTAGCCTCGTACACCCGGCCCGGACATCCATCCCGGAAGGACACGTCAGCATGATCGAGATAAAAAAGTATGCCGCGCTCACGCTGATGCTGGCCGCGCCGCTGGCGTGCGGCGCCGAGTTGGCCGAGGCCTGGGAATGCAAAAAGGAATACGGCAAGTGGGACGAGATCGTATTCGAGGCGGTTGTATACCAGGGATATTCCCGTGGCGGCGTCATCAGCGCGGGAGCCGAACATGAGTCGGCCTTCAGGACCCGGGGATTCGACCGGATCTGGGAGTATGGCGGGGCCGGAGATGATTCATTGCGCCATGTATTGCTCATCAAGCACGATGGCGCCGGTGAATACTACGAGTCAATGGCCGGCGAGAAGAGCGCCGGGCCCGCAATGTATCTGGAATGCCGCGGCCGTGATGTCCATTCACCGTCTGAAACCGATCAGACCGGCGATTAGATTTTTACCTGGGGCCTGGTTCAGACTCGGACATCATATTTCGATCAGGCGTCCGGTTGTCATTCCCGCGCCGGTCGGGAATCAATACTTCAGGTCTTTTGTCACGTAAGCCTGCGGCCACGGTCTCGGCGGGGGCGCCGTCGCCGTTTTCCTGGCCGGCCAATCTCGAGAGGAATTCCAGTTCCGCCGGATGGGGACATGCATGACGGATCCCGGATATTCGCTGGTAGCCTCGGGCCTGATCTCTCTCGGCCAGGATTTTCGGCCTCTCTGTCAGACTAACGCTCGGTGAATGAAAACCAGTTCGCGCCGCCGCGCGTCCCCACCGCGGCGAGCCGGCCCGTCTTGGGATTGACGCGGTAGGTCGAGATATTGTCCTTCGCGTTCAATGTCGCCACATAGGCAAACTTTCCATCAGGGGCCATTGAGAGCGAAATCGGAATTCCACCGGCGGTGACCGGCGCGCCGGTGGATCGGAGCGCACCGGTGGCGGGGTCGATGCGATAGACGGAAATGTTGTTGGAGCTGTAGTTGGTCACGTAGGCATAGCGGCCCGCGGGATCGATGCCGATGAATTGCGGATCGGCGCCCGCCTTCACGGGCGTGCCGGTGCTGATCAGTGCACCGGTGTCGGGATCCAGCCGATAGCTGGAGACGGTGTTCGCGCCGGAATTGGCGACATAGGCATGACGGCCCGCAGGGTCCAGCGTGATCGAGAACGGAAACGCGCCGGTTTGCGCCGGGGGCGCGGAGGAGGCGAGCATTCCGCTGGCAGCGTCAACGCGGTAACTGCTTACGGTGCTCGCGCCGTAATTTACGACGTACGCGAAGCGGCCGGCGGGGTCCAGGGTGATGAAGATCGGGAATGCCCCGGTCGCGACCGGGTTGCCCGCGGCGCTCAGGGCGCCGCTGGAAGGGTCGACGCGATAGACGCCGATGCTGCCGGAGCCGGAATTCGCCACATAGGCAAAACGTCCGGCGGGGTCGAGTGCGATGGAGATGGGGTAGTCGCCCATCGCGATGGGCGTCGCCGCCGCGGTCAGGGCGCCGGTGGCGCGGTCGATGCGATAGACCAGGATGTTGTTGGAGCCGTAGTTCGCCACATAGGCGAAGCGCCCGAGCGGGTCGATGGTGAGCGAGAGCGGATCCTTCCCGGCCGGGACCGGGTTTCCCGCGGCCGTCAGTTTCCCGCTGCCGGCATCGATGCGGAAGATCGCGATGTTCTTCGCGGCGGTGTTCAGGACATAAGCGAATCCCGAGGCGGTTGTTCGGCAGGTCACCGCCACATCGCTCACGTCACCAACACCGATACGACCAACGCCCCGGGAGACTTCACATACGGATTGGTCCGGTTGCGCCTCGATCGTAACCTCATAGGCGTGGTCCGCCGGCAGCACGCCCGGAAAGGTAAAGTCCCCGTCGGCGGCGATCGCGAGGCTCGCTCCGTCGTCGCGGCGCAGGCGCAGGCCCTGGCCGCTCAACCCAGTCACGTTGCCTCCCAGACGGTGTGCGGAGATGCAATCTACATTGATGAATATGGTATCTCCGGCTGTTGAACCATTACCCGTATTCGACGCTGTACAGTATGCCCCCTGCGGTTGTGTCAGGATGCTGACTGCGGCTAGGCCGCCTGTACGCGTGCCGAAGCGGCGGAACTCTCCGTTTGCGTCGATAGGCTGCGTTACCCCGCTCGCATACTGGATGACCAGCCCCGGACCATTGAGGCCGGAGACGGTTACAACGACGGCTTCCATCGGATTGTCAGGCTCGGTTGCGCCGAAGCCAGCATGCGAAAGGCCCAGGCCAGTCGCCGCGATCAGCGCGAATGTCATATTTCTCTGGCTCATGATTTTCCTGATCCGCTCGCGATGGTAATTCCCATCGCCGGTATGATACGACGTCCGCCGGCAGGTTTGGGTGCCATCCTGGTTCAGTACGCGGGTCGCCTGAAGTATATAGGACAGTGCTGAGTTATGGGAGCGCGCCCGGTGTGCGGAATCGGCCGCTCCCTCGCTCATCGCCTCCGGATCGTGATAACCAACACCCCGGTAAGGACAAGCGCGGCCCCCGCGGACTGCTGGCTCGAAAACGGCTCCCCCAGGAACAGGTAGGCGAGCACGAGGGTCGCGACCGGGCCGATCGACCCGATCAGCGCGGTGTGGCCGGCGCCGATCATCCGGATGCTTGCCGACAGCATGAACACCGGCAGCACTGTGGAAAAGAGCGCCATGGCGAGGGCGAGGAGATAGACGCGGCCGGGCAGCGCCAGCGCCGACCAGGGATGGGTCAGGGCGAACTGCAGCAGCACCGCCGCGCTCGCCACCAGCATCGCGTAGGCGGTGAGGCGCATCGCGCCCAGGCGCGCGACCACGGCCCCGATACCCACCAGATAGGCGGCGTAGGTGAGCGTGCTGGCGAATACCAGCGCCGCGCCCAGCACCAGGCCCTCGCCGCCCTGGCGGGCGAGATCATGCAGGAACACGAGGGCGATGCCGCCATAGCTGAGCAGCAGGGCGACGGCCTCGCGGAGTCCGACCGGACGGCGCAGGAACGCCGCCGACAGCAATACCACCAGCGTCGGATACAGAAACAGAATCAGGCGTTCGAGGCCGGCCGAGATGTATTGCAGTCCCATGAAGTCGAGCAGGCTCGAGAGATAGTAGCCGATCAGCCCGAGGAGGATGACGGCCCCGTAGTCTCGATGCCTCAGCGGCGGGGCGTCGGCGCCGTTGTGCTTCCATACGGCGGCCGCGAGGAAAAAGGGCAGTGAGAACAGCATGCGCAACGCCAGCAGGGTGACCGGGTCGACCGCGTCTGCATAGGCGAGCTTGACGAGGATCGCCTTGCCCGAGAAACCGATCGCCGCGAGCGCGGCGAGCAGGATCCCCAGCGGGACGCCGTGACGATCCGGATTGAACGTGGCATGTGTCATATAGGCCCCTTTGGTGCGTGGCGGCGGGCCCGGGTGAGGCGAGATGAGGCAATCGCGGTCACGGACCCGCGGTTGCTGCTGGATGTTCCTGCATCAGTTCAGAGATAAGGACAGTCCACCGCGGACGGCAATGTCTGACAGGGCCACAGTCGTTTGCGGAGGTCGGGCTTGGTGGGCATCGGTGCGTACATGTTCTGACTATAGCAAAGCCCGGTGGCGGACTGTCAAGTTCAGGGGCCGGGCGCGTCATGCGCCTGGATCCGCGCCAGCAGGGCGGCGAGGCGTTCGTCGTCCAGCGGGGGATCGATGCGCTCGAAGAAACGCCCCCGCCTGTCGAAGGCGAACAGCCCGGCGTCGTGATTCACCGCGTAGTCGCCCTCTGGCCGGCGTCCGACGTCATGGATCAGGCGGCCGCTGGCGGTGTCGGCATAGCTGTAGTTCGCGCCCAGCTGCAGGACGAGACGTTTCAGGTCCGCGGGGGCGCCGGTGGCGGCGAGGAAGCCGGGATTGAAATAGCTGATGTAGCCCGCCAGCACCTCCGGCGTGTCGCGGAAGGGATCGACCGATACGAGCACCACCTGGAGTCGCGCGGACAGGGCGGGATCCTCCCGTTCGAACGCCTGCAATGCCCGGTTCAGGGTCAGCAGGGTGGCCGGACAGTAGTCCGGACAGTGGGTGTAGCCGAAGATCAGCAGGGTCCAGCGGCCGAGCAGGCGGTCCGGGTCGAAGGGCCGGCCCCGCTGATCGACCAGATCCAGCGCCGGCACCGTCACCCCCGTTCGCGGCATGACCAGCGCGTCATGCGTTTCGCGATGCAGGGGCGCAGCGGCGCCCGGCTGGCCCGGCGGCGGGGCATCGATTCCGGCGCAGCCTGCGGCGAGGGCGAACAACACGGCAAGGCAGACCTGCCGAGCCGGGATCTGCCACCGGGATCCGTCCGGGCGATCCGCCGGGTCGTTGCCGGGGAGTGCTGACAGTTCCATGCCCAGACTGTAACACATGGGTATCTCCGCGTTGCCATTTACGCCCATGTGTCTTAAGGCATTGAGATTCAAAAGAACCGATTTTGTGTCCCGGTCGCCAGGAAACACTACCTGATTTTGAGGCCCTGCCAAAATGAGTTCTACAGCAAGTAAACGAGGTTTCTCTTGCGTTCGGGTCGCCTGGGTGCGACAACAGGTCGCGCAGGTGGTTCAGATTTGGCGACTTCAGGTAGAAGAACGTGGTCAGAGTGCGTCAATCAAGCAATCTGGCTTTTTGGAAGGATGAGGTAAAATCGCGTAAGCCCGTGGGTTGAAATCACGTCAATTTTCCCGAAATGTGCGTCAACAATGGATTTGGCAATGGCGAGACCCAGGCCGATTCCATCATTTTCCCGATGATGTAAAGGATCAATGCGGTAGAACCGGTCAAATATCCTGGGGATATGTTCTGGAGGAATCGCCGTGCCTGGATTCTCGACGGTGATATTTACCTCATGATCTCCCGAATCATCCAGAGATACTTGCACAGATAGCCCTGGGGGCGTATGCCGAATAGCGTTGGATAATAGATTGCTCAGTACGCGTCGCAGCATCAATCGATCTCCCCGTGCCGAGGCCACACCTTCCAGGTTTAGCGTTACGCCACGTTCCTCTGCCCAGGCCTCGTAGTAATCGAACAGTCCGCGCACTTCATCTGCAAGATTCACATTGTCCGCGGCCGGGGCGCATAAACCATTTTCAGCCTGCGCCAGAAAAAGCATATCGCCGACCATCTGTGTCATGCGTTCGTATTCTTCCATGTTGGAGTAAAGCACCTCTCGGTACTCATCGATGGAGCGTGCGCGCGTAAGCGCAACTTGCGTCTGCGTCATCAGATTGGTTATGGGGGTGCGGAGTTCATGCGCAATATCGGCAGAATAATTTTTGAGTCTGCCAAAAGCGCTTTCCATGCGCTCCATCATGTCATTAAACGACGACGCCAGCTCGATCAGCTCGCTCGGCATCGCTTCTGGAGACAGGCGCGTATTCAGTTCGTTGGCACTGATGCGTCGAATCTGGGTGATGATATCGCGCAGAGGGATGTGACCGTAATGGACCGCACGCCAGCCCATCAGTCCAGTCAGTAGAATGCTGCTTGCTATCATGAGCCAGAGCGTATAATGGAATTCCTCGAGAAATTTCAGGTGATAATCGATCAGGACGGCAGTGGCTGCCGTGTACGATGGCATGGCTTCAATGGAAGCATTTGTGATGCGGCGAGTCAGTACTCTGTAGTTGTGCTCGGCATCGTTCAGAATTTGTATTGTGTCGCCCGAGTTGCCGGGGCGAAACCTCGATACAATGCCGGAGAGATCCGGCCCGCCGCTGGTATAGATCCTTTGTCCGTTCGAATCGGCTATATAGAGCGAGGCAGAGTGATGCCCTGTCAGGACGTCGTTAAACCGGTCTTCAGCCAGGACAAGTTCCTGGGGTGAGCGGGCTTCAGATAGATAGTTCTGGATGGCCGCCATTATGATGTTGAGTTCGCTCATATCTTCCTCGATGAAATGCCTTTCTATCGAGTGCAGGATGAGCCATCCAAAGATAAAAAAGACGACAGCGGACACGCTACCGAAGAGCAATGTCAGACGTAATGCCAGGGAAAGGGGTAGGCGGCGCATCAGGGAGCAGGCGTCGAATCCATCATGTATCCCATTCCGCGTATTGTATGTATGAGCTTGTGATCGTAGTTATCGTCGATTTTTGCCCGCAACCGCCGAATGGCGACGTCAATGACGTTGGTGTCGCTGTCGAAGTTCATATCCCACACAAGCGAGGCTATCAGGGATCGCGGCAATACCTCGCCACGACGACGTAACAGGAGCTCCAGCAAGGAAAATTCTTTGGTAGTCAGGTGGATGCGCTGCCCCCCACGTGAAACCCGATGTTTTTGCAGGTCAAGTTCAAGATCGGAGATTCTGAGCGTCGTTTCAACCACGGGGGATGCGCCTCGGCGCAACAGCGTGCGTACTCGAGCCAACAGCTCGGAAAATGCGAATGGTTTGACCAGGTAATCGTCGGCTCCGAGCTCAAGCCCGGTGACGCGGTCTTCTACACTGCCGTGCGCGGTCAGAATAAGTACGGGCACTTTATTGCCGGCCTCGCGCAGGGATTTCAGGATGTGCAAGCCATCGAGATCCGGCAACATGATATCGAGGATGATCAGGTCAAATTTCTCCGTCATGGCGAGGTGATTACCGTCCATGCCGTTACGGGAGAGATTGACGATGAAACCGGCTTCGGTCATCCCTTGGCGAAGGTATTCGCCAATTTTTTTCTCGTCCTCTACGATAAGCAGTTTCATCTATGAATATTGGAGGTCTAGCGCTAGAAAGAACCAACGGTAAGTCACCACGTATTCTCGGCGCATTATCCAGGTCAAAGAACAGGGCCTATCTGGCTGCATCGAGGATTATGTCCATAATGTGAGAAATCGGCGAGACATGCCGGCTCGTACAATTATCCGATCCCGCGCCTGGATTGTATAGAAAGAAAGGAGGGACCGGGCCCATACCGGTTCCTCCTTCTCTCAATAATTCTCGGATTCAAAAGAATCGCTGGCGCCTATTTTGTGGCGCGCTCTTCCAGTACGCTTATCCGGGTTTTCAAGCTCGCGCCATGTACAGCGCCAGCACAGCCAGTATTAACCATCTGATCATGCAGTCGAATCATGGCGCGCTGCATGGACTCCAAGTGACTCTTGGCATTTCGCGCGGTAGGCCAATACCCGCGCGTCGCGTGTCTGTTCAGGCGAGCCTGCGTTTCATCGATGTGTCGCTGAAGCGCCGCTTCATTGACATTGCCCATGCCTGGCACTTCGACGGTTTGGGTGCCGCCGCAGTTGTCATGACCGATTTCCTTGGCGATTGCGTTGGGGGCTCCAAACGCCAACGCCGCAGGGATGATTGAATAGATGAGATATTTTTTCATGACATACACCTCCTTCCTTTGTGAAAATAACTGCTTTGCAGCGCCGTACATAAAAAATTCTATTTTGTGCACACTGTCCTGAGCGTGACGGCGCCATTACATTTTTGTCATGATTTGGTGCCCTGCTTTCGAGGGGTCGAGTACGAAAGTCAGAGTGATGATAGGGAAAGCGAAAATTATCCCCCAGTGAGGGCAGGCAATATTGCTTCAAGCCCCATAGGTATTCGATGGATATTGTGCGTTACAACTTTGTAATGCCCTTGTCAGGTTGGTGTCAGATTCTCTGAATCAGAATGCTATTCATGCCGGAGCTCTGTGAATGACAAGGCTCATGGCGTGGATGGTGAAGGATGGCTGATATAACACAAGAGGAGGACGAGAAATGGAAAGAAAGTACCGGTTTCCTATATTGATGTTATGTGTTTCAGCGGCATTGTCGATGGCGGCAATGGGGGATGACAAACATCATGAGGCGGAGTCGGGAAATGATGTCCCTCCCGGTATGATGATGCAGGGCGGCAATGGAATGATGGATATGGATCGGATGCAGGATCAGATGCAGGCCATGCGGGAAACGATGGACCGTGCCCGTAATGAGAATAACCCGGAAGAGCGCGCCCACTTGATGCAAGCGCATATGCGGCAGATGCACGAAATGATGGGGCGTATGCGCGGCATGATGGGGCCTGGTTCAATGGCCCGGAATGATGATGGAAGCAAGATGAAGCCAGGGCCAGAGGCTAAAATGCCTATGGAAGGACGCCAGCAGATGATGGAGAGGCGCATGGATTTAATGCAGCAGATGATGGAACAGATGATGGATCAGATGATGCTGCAGGAAGGTAGTGGTCGAGCTGGAAAAAAGAAATAGTCACGACTGTGGTCTGACAAGCACGAAATCGTTGCGTGGGATGAGAAGGTTTCTGCGCTGCCATATCCAGGACAAGCTGGGAAATGATGGAAAAAGACCCCGTTTGTGGCATGAGCGTTTCTGCGGACTCAGCATACGCTGTTGAGTTCGAAGGCAATCGCTATCGCTTCTGCAGCGCGAGCTGCATGCATAAATTCAAGGCAGATCCATTGAAGTATGCCCGGCGAGGGATGCCTGAGCTCCATCCGGCTCACGGTAACGCTGGCCATCAGCATGGCCATTCCGATCAGGCGGCGACTGAACGCAAACGGGCGGATGCATCCGTTATTTATACCTGCCCCATGCATCCCGAAATCAAGCAACAGGGTCCGGGGAGTTGCCCCAAGTGCGGCATGGCACTGGAACCGCTGGGAACGCCTGCGCCTTCCACGAGAACTGAATATACCTGCCCCATGCACCCGGAGGTGGTCCAGGACCATCCTGGCTACTGCCCGAAGTGCGGCATGGCGCTGGAGCCGCGTACCGTGGCAGCGGTGGAAGAGGAGAGCGCCGAACTGCGCGACATGAATCGCCGTTTCTGGTTCAGCGCCGCGCTGGCCCTGCCGGTATTCCTGAGTGCCATGGGCGCGGAGTTCTGGCCTGAACAGATGGCTGAACTCATCAGCCCCGGGCGGCGCCAGTGGATTGAGATGGCCTTGGCCACCCCGGTCGTGTTGTGGGGCGGCTGGATCTTCTACGTCCGCGCCGTGCAGTCGTTGGTCAACCTCAGCCTTAACATGTTCACACTCATCGGCCTCGGCGTGGCGGTGGCATGGATCTACAGTGTAGTAGCCACCGTTGCGCCGGGCATCTTCCCTCGCTCCGTGGTCAATGACATGGGCGTGGTGCCAGTCTACTTCGAGGCTGCCGCGGTGATCACTACCCTGGTGCTGCTGGGCCAGGTGCTGGAACTGCGCGCCCGCAGCCGCACCAACGCCGCCATCAAACTGCTGTTGGGTTTATCGCCCAAGACGGCGCGCATCGTGCGCGAGAGCGGACTGGAAGAGGATATCCCCCTGGAGCAGGTGCATCCCGGCGATCGGTTGCGTATCCGTCCCGGCGAAAAAGTGCCGGTGGACGGCACGGTAGCCGAGGGAACGAGCCATGTGGACGAATCCATGGTAACCGGCGAACCAATACCGGTGGAAAAGCGGGCTGGCGCCAGGGTGATCGGCGCCACCATCAATGGAACCGGCAGCTTGCTGATGACGGCCGAAAAGGTCGGCGCCGATACCCTGCTGGCCCGGATCGTCCAAATGGTCTCCGAGGCGCAGCGTTCCCGCGCGCCCATCCAGAAACTGGTGGATATCGTCTCGGGTTACTTCGTGCCGGCGGTCGTGATCGCCGCCGTGCTGACCTTTATTGTCTGGAATCTGTGGGGACCCGAGCCACGCCTGGCGCACGCGGTGATTAACGCGGTGGCTGTGCTCATCATTGCCTGTCCCTGCGCGCTGGGGCTGGCCACGCCCATGTCCATCATGGTGGGTACCGGGCGCGGCGCCATGTTGGGCGTGCTGTTCAAGAATGCCGAAGCGCTTGAGGTGCTGCGCAAGGTGGACACCCTGGTAGTGGACAAGACCGGTACTCTCACCGAGGGCCATCCCGAGTTGGTGAGCGTGACACCGGCCGTGGGCTTCGGTGAGCAGGATATCCTGCGTTTGGCTGCCAGCATCGAGCGTGCCAGCGAGCATCCTCTTGGCGCCGCCATCGTGCGCGGTGCGGAAAAACGCGGTCTTGAATTGTTCTCGGCGGAGGATTTTCACTCCATTACTGGCAAGGGCGTCGCCGGCCGAGTGGCTGGGCGCAAGGTAGCCTTGGGCAATATCAAATTGTTGCAGGACCTCGGCATCGATGCGGGAGATCTTCCCGGGCGGGCGGATACGCTGCGGGCCGAGGGTCAATCGGTGATGTTTCTTGCCATTGATCACCGGGCCGCCGGGCTGATCGGCGTGGCCGATCCCGTTAAAGCGACAACGCCAGAGGCAATCCGCTGTCTGCATGAGGAGGGTATCCAGATCGTCATGCTGACCGGCGACAGCCGCAAGACCGCCGAGGCGGTCGCGGCCAAGCTGGGCATCGACCGGATCCAGGCCGAGGTGCTGCCTGACCAAAAGGCCAAGGTCGTCAAGCAGCTTCAGGTCGAGGGCGGTATCGTTGCCATGGCCGGGGACGGCATCAACGATGCGCCTGCCCTTGCCCAGGCCCAGGTGGGCATTGCGATGGGTACCGGTACCGATGTCGCCATGGAAAGTGCCGGGGTCACCTTGATCAAGGGCGATCTGCGGGGCATAGTGCGTGCCCGCCGTCTCTCGCGCGCCACCATGCGCAATATCCGTCAGAATTTGTTCTTCGCATTCATATACAATGCGGCAGGTATGCCGGTGGCTGCCGGGGTGTTGTATCCCTCTTTTGGGCTGCTGCTGTCACCCATGATCGCCGCAGCGGCGATGAGCTTCAGCTCGGTATCCGTCATTTCTAACGCGCTCCGTTTGCGACGCATCAGCTTGTGAATAAAGTGGATGCGGGATTGAGCAGGAACCCGGCGCGAATAGGGCGAGGATTAGAACAAGGATACATTCTTCATCATTCAACGATTCCATGGTCCATTCTTCGATAACTGATTGTTTCGCATGGAATGGACGTGAGAGATTTTCTATACAGCCCCAAGACCTGCAATGGCGCACGCGACGCTGAACGCTGGTGGCTATGGATTCCTTCCTGGGCTGGTTAAGATCGGTGTGCGGTGGTGCTGAATCTGTTCAGCGGTGCATCGATTTCACCCTGAAGGTTAACCCAGATATCTACAGTTACCGGGATGCAGATCCCCTCCTCTCATGAGCATAAATGGGACCAGCCAACCCCTAAATCAGAGTTTGCTCCGTTTTAGTGATGATCTTGCCGCCGAAGAAATGACGGGGAATCTAATGCACTAAATCCAACGGAATTTTTGATCGCTGACCCGGTGTTGTCCCCATGCCTGCCAGTATTCCGTCGTTGCATTTATGAGACACAGTTTGCAAATGCGCGAGATTTTTGAATAAAACATGTTGCATTGATGCAAATCCTGCGTTATAAAAATGCCTCGTTGCCCGGCATGGGCCAACGGAATACTTAAAAACGTTCGAACGTTTGATCAGACTAGGGAGAGAAACCAATGAAGAAAACTACGATTGCTATGGCCGTGGCCGGTGCGATGTTCGCCGCGGGTTCGGCCTTCGCTGAAGGTGTGACCGTTGGTGGTTATACCGCGGTCGACTGGCTGCTGACCAACGACGCCGACGATACCCAGGAAGGCCAGTTCTCGGTTCCCGAGACCGAGGTCAATTTCGACACGGAGAACCTGTTCGTTGCCGCCCACAACTCGGGTTCCAGTGGCTTCGATGTCGGCCAGGCCTTCGTGAAGTATGCGTTCGCCAATGGCTGGGCGATGCACGCCGGTAAGTTCGACACCCACCTCACGGACGATGAGGGGAATGCCCCGGACCGCGAGTTCATTCAGCACAGCCTGCTGTTCGATGTGCTGGCCGATGTTGGTGGACACAGCATGGTCGGCGCCAGGGTCTCCGGCGACCTGGGCATGGCGAATGTGACCGTGGGCTATGGCAACGACGCCTCCGTGACGCCCGGCGGCGCCACCGACGGCGAGAACTCGGTCATGCTGCTGGTCAACGCCTCACCGATGGAAGGCCTGGACCTTGAACTCGGCGTGCTGACCCAGGACAAGGACGGCAGCGGCGTGGGTACCCTGACGGACATCAACGGCACCTACATGATCAGCGGTTTCACCGTGGGCGCGGACTTCCTGTCCGGCGCTGACGGCGACACCGGCGAGTTCGACAACGGTTACGGCCTGTGGGCCGGCTACGACTTCGGCAACGGCTTCGGTGTGAAGGCGCGCATCGAGAGCGCCAGCATCGTCGATGGTGACGATGTCGACGCGACCGAGATCCAGGCCAGCTACGCCATGAACGACAACGTCGCGGTCCGGGTTTCGCTGCACAACATCGACAACGGTACGGACGATTTCGACACCGGCGTCGTGCAGCTGATCGGCACGTTCTAAGAATCACCACGCTGTACTGCAGTAACTCGAAGCCGGGCCTTGCGCCCGGCTTTTTTTTCTTGGGCGGAGGAGTGCTGTTCCCTTGAAACGTGATGGTATCCGGTGAGCCTGCCCCGAGGTTTGCGCGGGGTCTGAGGCCGTTCCGGCGAAGGGCGATGCTGAGGTTGGGGTGGCGCGGGGCCGCGTGCTGATGACGAATGCAAAGGTCCGGACAGATTGTGCAAATAAATTGAATTAATTAGTATGAATATATTGAATTATTGATGTAAGCGATGTATAAATGCCTCTGCATAACAACCAAAGTTGTGTTTTCGAATGTGAACTCTCTGATCAGAATGGAGAAATTATTATGAATAAAAAGTTACTTGTACTGGCCCTTGCAGGACCTTTGACCGCCGCAGGTTCTGCCTTTGCCGCCGATCCGACCGTCAGCGGTTTCACCGATGTGCAGTGGCTGCTCACCAACGAGGCCGACGAGGACCAGGAAGGCCAGTTCTCCGTGCCCCAGGTCGAGGTCGATGTCGAGACCGACAACATGTATGTCGCCATCGCCGGTGGCGCGGGCACTTCTTTCGAAGTGGGTCAGGCCTACTTCATGCACAATCTGAACGATGCCTGGCAGTTCCGTGGCGGTCTGTTCGACAGCAACATCACGGCCGATGCCGGCGCTGCCGTCGACATGGAGTTCACCCAGAACAGCCTGCTATTCGGTGTCCTCGATTCTGTGGGTGGGGTGGCCCTGACGGGTGTGGCGGTGTCCGGTGCGGTTGGCCCGGCCAATGTCATGGTGGGCTATGCGAACGACAGCTCCGTGACGACCGGGGAACGCAAGAATTCGGTCGCCCTGCTGGTCAATGCGACGCCGATGGAAGGTCTGGACGTCGAGTTCGGCATGCTGACCCAGGACAAGGACGGCGACGGCGTGGGCAACCTGATGGACATCAACGGTAC from Gammaproteobacteria bacterium includes these protein-coding regions:
- a CDS encoding heavy metal translocating P-type ATPase, producing MEKDPVCGMSVSADSAYAVEFEGNRYRFCSASCMHKFKADPLKYARRGMPELHPAHGNAGHQHGHSDQAATERKRADASVIYTCPMHPEIKQQGPGSCPKCGMALEPLGTPAPSTRTEYTCPMHPEVVQDHPGYCPKCGMALEPRTVAAVEEESAELRDMNRRFWFSAALALPVFLSAMGAEFWPEQMAELISPGRRQWIEMALATPVVLWGGWIFYVRAVQSLVNLSLNMFTLIGLGVAVAWIYSVVATVAPGIFPRSVVNDMGVVPVYFEAAAVITTLVLLGQVLELRARSRTNAAIKLLLGLSPKTARIVRESGLEEDIPLEQVHPGDRLRIRPGEKVPVDGTVAEGTSHVDESMVTGEPIPVEKRAGARVIGATINGTGSLLMTAEKVGADTLLARIVQMVSEAQRSRAPIQKLVDIVSGYFVPAVVIAAVLTFIVWNLWGPEPRLAHAVINAVAVLIIACPCALGLATPMSIMVGTGRGAMLGVLFKNAEALEVLRKVDTLVVDKTGTLTEGHPELVSVTPAVGFGEQDILRLAASIERASEHPLGAAIVRGAEKRGLELFSAEDFHSITGKGVAGRVAGRKVALGNIKLLQDLGIDAGDLPGRADTLRAEGQSVMFLAIDHRAAGLIGVADPVKATTPEAIRCLHEEGIQIVMLTGDSRKTAEAVAAKLGIDRIQAEVLPDQKAKVVKQLQVEGGIVAMAGDGINDAPALAQAQVGIAMGTGTDVAMESAGVTLIKGDLRGIVRARRLSRATMRNIRQNLFFAFIYNAAGMPVAAGVLYPSFGLLLSPMIAAAAMSFSSVSVISNALRLRRISL